The following are from one region of the Mangifera indica cultivar Alphonso chromosome 14, CATAS_Mindica_2.1, whole genome shotgun sequence genome:
- the LOC123195616 gene encoding pentatricopeptide repeat-containing protein At3g61360, with product MNAWGSSLSVVLYKAMLCLTRILQRSKPTHHDFFSSVASKSSPEIERITRIINDHPFPDQPLHPTLLHHVPPSLLSPPFVENVLGRLFAAHSNGLKALEFFKFSLSHPHCTPSSDAFEKTLHILTRMRYFDKAWDFMITTQQTHPSLLTLKSMSIILSKIAKFQSFEDTLHAFERMETEIFAGKKFGTEEFNVLLRAFCTERDMKEARAVFQKLHGRFNPNIKTMNILLLGFKECGDITAMELFYHETVLRGFKPNATTYNIRIDGYCKKGYFGDGLRLFEEMERVHCVPGLETITTLIHGAGLVRNVIKARQLFDEMPQRSLKPDIGVYNALISSLIRARDVNSATDLMDEMEEKQIGHDNVTYHTMFLGTMKSSGIEGVCKLYNKMIERNFVPKTRTVVMLMKFFCENRRLDLGLDLWRYLVEKGFCPHGHALELLVTGLCARGRLQEAFDCSKQVLVRGRQMSEAVYNMLRRFLLQSNEMAKLEELNTMIKKLQTILPPARVSIDTDYLMDMGVLETIKVSITL from the exons ATGAATGCTTGGGGCTCTTCTCTATCAGTAGTTCTTTATAAAGCAATGCTCTGTTTAACGAGGATATTGCAGAGATCAAAACCTACCCACCATGATTTCTTTTCTTCTGTGGCTTCCAAATCTTCTCCAGAAATCGAACGAATCACCCGAATTATCAACGACCATCCATTTCCCGATCAACCCCTTCACCCCACTCTCCTCCACCACGTCCCACCGTCTCTCCTCTCCCCACCGTTCGTGGAAAACGTTCTCGGCCGCCTGTTTGCAGCTCACTCCAACGGCCTTAAAGCCCTcgaattcttcaaattttcactGTCACACCCCCACTGCACTCCAAGCTCCGATGCTTTTGAAAAAACTCTTCACATCCTTACACGCATGCGCTACTTCGATAAAGCTTGGGATTTCATGATCACCACGCAACAAACACATCCTTCTCTGCTCACTCTCAAGTCAATGagcatcattttatcaaaaatcGCCAAGTTTCAGTCTTTCGAAGACACCCTTCACGCGTTTGAAAGAATGGAGACTGAAATTTTTGCGGGGAAGAAGTTTGGTACCGAAGAGTTCAACGTTTTGCTTCGAGCATTTTGTACTGAGAGGGACATGAAGGAAGCACGCGCAGTGTTTCAAAAGCTGCACGGTCGTTTCAATCCCAACATCAAGACGATGAATATTCTGCTTCTGGGATTTAAAGAGTGCGGTGATATTACAGCAATGGAGTTGTTTTATCACGAAACGGTTCTAAGAGGCTTCAAGCCTAATGCGACGACGTATAATATCAGAATCGATGGTTATTGTAAAAAGGGTTATTTCGGTGATGGGCTGAGGCTTTTTGAAGAGATGGAACGAGTTCATTGCGTGCCTGGTCTAGAAACAATCACTACTTTGATTCACGGAGCTGGGCTTGTTCGAAATGTAATCAAAGCTAGGCAACTGTTCGATGAAATGCCTCAAAGAAGTTTAAAGCCTGATATTGGAGTTTATAATGCTTTGATAAGTTCACTCATTCGAGCGCGAGATGTCAACTCTGCTACGGATTTGATGGATGAGATGGAAGAGAAGCAAATTGGGCATGACAATGTGACTTATCATACTATGTTTTTAGGAACAATGAAATCAAGCGGCATTGAAGGTGTTTGCAAGCTTTATAACAAGATGATTGAGAGGAACTTTGTTCCGAAAACGCGAACAGTTGTGATGTTGATGAAGTTCTTCTGCGAAAACCGCAGGCTAGATTTGGGTTTGGACCTGTGGAGATACTTGGTTGAGAAAGGGTTCTGCCCTCATGGTCATGCATTGGAGCTCTTGGTAACAGGATTGTGTGCCAGAGGAAGATTACAAGAAGCTTTTGATTGCTCTAAACAAGTATTGGTGAGAGGAAGGCAAATGAGTGAAGCAGTGTATAATATGTTGCGTAGATTTTTACTGCAATCTAATGAAATGGCCAAGTTGGAGGAGCTCAACACCATGATCAAGAAATTGCAAACCATTTTGCCCCCAGCAAGAGTCTCCATAGATACAGA TTACTTAATGGACATGGGCGTGTTAGAAACGATAAAAGTATCTATCACACtctga
- the LOC123196677 gene encoding aspartyl protease APCB1-like translates to MDSEESSPQLRGVVIITLPPPDNPSLGKTITAFTVTDDSPQVQPHQTQEENEVIPEVQYPVPELPLQYLPIQFFLPRLLFGSPRKLFGLLGISVLALLLYSSVFSHTVQELRNSHEDREDKKTLIFPLYRKSSVRAIDIEFKLGRFVAPIDADKKNINKMFGSANTDGVDFSSILPVRGNVYPNGLYFTYMLVGSPPRPYYLDIDTGSDLTWIQCDAPCSSCAKGANPLYKPRKGSIVPSEDPLCMEIQRDQKGAYCEACQCDYEIEYADRSSSMGVLAKDELQLMITNGSLTKLHVVFGCAYDQQGLLLNTLVQTDGILGLSRAKVSLPSQLTSQKIINNVVGHCLATDAGLGGYMFLGDDLVPKWGVAWVSMLDTPSIDFYRTAIVKMNYGSSLLSLGGSDSQVGRALFDTGSSYTYFTKQAYIELVAALKEVSSMGLSLDSSDSTLPLCWRAKLPIRSVMDVKQFFKTLSIQFGSKWWIISTKLHIPPEGYLIISKKGNVCLGILDGSEVHDGSTIILGDISMRGQLIIYDNVNRRIGWAKSDCVKPQRIKSLPFFEGLVELGTK, encoded by the exons ATGGATTCTGAAGAGTCCTCTCCCCAGCTTAGAGGTGTCGTCATCATCACTCTTCCTCCTCCGGATAACCCCTCTTTAGGAAAGACCATCACTGCTTTTACTGTTACTGATGACTCCCCACAAGTACAACCCCACCAAACTCAAGAAGAGAATGAAGTGATTCCTGAGGTACAATACCCAGTTCCCGAACTTCCACTTCAGTACCTTCCAATTCAATTCTTCTTGCCAAGACTCCTTTTTGGCTCTCCGAGGAAGCTTTTTGGCCTTCTGGGTATCTCTGTTTTGGCTCTTCTTCTCTATAGTTCTGTGTTTTCACACACAGTTCAAGAGCTTCGTAATTCTCATGAGGATCGTGAGGATAAGAAGACTCTTATTTTCCCTTTGTATCGCAAATCTAGCGTTCGTGCGATTGATATAGAATTTAAGCTGGGGAGGTTTGTAGCTCCAATTGATGCGGATAAAAAGAATATCAACAAAATGTTTGGTTCTGCTAATACTGATGGCGTggatttttcttcaattttgccAGTAAGGGGCAACGTTTATCCAAATGG ACTATATTTCACATATATGCTTGTTGGAAGTCCTCCAAGACCTTATTATCTTGATATTGATACCGGAAGTGACTTAACATGGATTCAGTGTGATGCTCCTTGCTCGAGTTGTGCCAAG GGAGCAAATCCTTTATACAAGCCAAGAAAGGGGAGCATAGTACCATCCGAGGACCCATTGTGCATGGAAATTCAAAGAGATCAGAAGGGTGCATATTGTGAAGCCTGCCAGTGTGACTATGAGATTGAATATGCAGATCGTAGCTCCTCTATGGGGGTTCTTGCAAAAGATGAGCTTCAGCTAATGATTACAAATGGATCGTTGACCAAATTACATGTTGTTTTTGG GTGTGCATATGATCAACAAGGTTTGCTTTTAAACACCCTAGTGCAGACAGATGGAATCCTTGGTCTAAGCAGAGCTAAAGTCAGTTTACCTTCCCAATTAACGAGCCAAAAGATAATTAACAATGTGGTTGGTCACTGCCTTGCCACAGATGCAGGTCTGGGTGGCTATATGTTCTTAGGTGATGATCTTGTACCAAAATGGGGTGTGGCATGGGTCTCCATGCTGGACACTCCCTCCAT AGACTTTTACCGTACAGCAATTGTGAAAATGAATTATGGAAGCAGCCTGCTCAGTTTAGGTGGTTCGGACAGCCAAGTAGGACGGGCATTGTTTGATACTGGCAGTTCTTACACCTACTTCACAAAGCAAGCGTATATCGAACTGGTTGCTGCT CTTAAGGAAGTTTCAAGCATGGGACTCAGCCTAGATTCATCAGATTCAACATTGCCCCTTTGTTGGCGAGCTAAACTTCCCATAAG GTCTGTTATGGATGTGAAGCAGTTCTTCAAGACTTTGAGCATTCAGTTTGGGAGCAAATGGTGGATTATTTCTACAAAGCTTCATATTCCTCCAGAGGGCTATTTGATCATTAGT AAGAAAGGCAATGTATGCTTGGGTATACTCGATGGAAGTGAAGTTCATGATGGATCCACAATTATACTTGGAG ATATCTCTATGCGCGGGCAATTGATCATTTACGACAATGTTAATCGGCGGATTGGTTGGGCAAAATCAGATTGTGTGAAGCCTCAACGGATCAAGTCCCTGCCATTCTTTGAGGGATTGGTTGAACTGGGAACTAAGTAG
- the LOC123196688 gene encoding peptidyl-tRNA hydrolase, mitochondrial-like, with amino-acid sequence MELAFGHSHTTLVYNLCFPYRRHSFSFSPSFSLKPKIFMSLFSSKSTSASSSSIRNFFSSTSDYSPDLPETPKQNQQQQHPWLIVGLGNPGKEYNGTRHNVGFEMIDALADAEGIYMSSVNFRALLGKGFIGNVPVMLAKPQTFVNSSGESVGAIVSYYKIPLKQVLVIFDDLDLPFSKLRLLPKGGHGGQNGMRNIIDHFKGNRDFPRLRIGIGRPPGKMDTVNYVLGPFNQQECEELDFIFQRCVEAIRILLLEGFDKSAQFVNGAKSIKLT; translated from the exons ATGGAATTGGCATTCGGGCATTCTCACACAACCTTAGTGTACAACCTCTGTTTCCCATACCGCCGCCattctttctcattttctccttcattttctttgaaacctaaaatttttatgtCTCTATTCTCTTCAAAATCCACCTCTGCATCTTCTTCCTCAATCAGAAACTTCTTTTCAAGTACCAGCGACTACTCTCCGGATTTACCTGAGACACCAAAGCAAAATCAGCAGCAGCAGCACCCCTGGCTCATTGTTGGGCTCGGTAACCCAGGAAAGGAATACAACGGCACTCGCCACAAT GTGGGGTTTGAGATGATAGATGCATTAGCTGATGCTGAAGGAATTTATATGAGCTCTGTTAACTTTAGAGCCCTTCTTGGAAAAG GTTTTATTGGAAATGTTCCTGTAATGCTTGCCAAACCGCAAACATTTGTGAATTCAAGTGGTGAGTCT GTTGGAGCAATTGTCTCATATTATAAGATTCCGTTGAAGCAAGTACTTGTG ATATTTGACGACTTGGACTTGCCTTTTTCCAAATTGCGTCTGTTGCCAAAAGGTGGTCATGGAGGACAGAATGG GATGAGGAATATTATTGATCACTTCAAAGGGAACCGGGATTTTCCACGTTTAAGAATCG GGATTGGACGGCCACCTGGAAAAATGGATACTGTTAATTATGTTCTTGGGCCTTTCAATCAACAAGAATGTGAAGAG TTGGATTTTATATTTCAACGTTGTGTTGAAGCAATCCGCATTCTTTTGCTTGAAGGATTCGATAAAAGCGCGCAATTTGTCAACGGTGCCAAATCCATAAAACTAACTTAG
- the LOC123196687 gene encoding protein CASP-like yields MEPPLSGSDRDKPNSSSSSPVSVVSNFWKEFDLEKEKSVLDEQGLRIAENQENSQKNRRKLAESTRDFKKASPEEKLSLFNSLLKSYQEEVDNLTKRAKFGENAFLNIYQKLYEAPDPFPALASIAEQDLKISELESENRKMKVELEEFRTEATHLKNQQATIRRLEERNRQLEQQMEEKVKEIVEIKQRSLAEENQKTLEVLREREQSLQDQLRQAKESVATMQKLHELAQSQLFEVRAQSEEERAAKQSEVNLLMDEVERAQTRLLSLEREKGVLRSQLQTANEESESRKSDLDSNSFLENSLSAKEKIISELNMELHNIETILSNEREEHVNEIKKLNAILNEKEAALEEMKKELQARPTEKLVDDLRKKVKILQAVGYNSIEAEDWEAATNGEEMSKMESLLLDKNRKMEHELTQLKVKLSEKESLIETAEGKIEELTTKVNEQQKLIQKLEDDILKGSNSRDQKGNLFDEWDLSEGGGSELSEKTDQDQSSMLKVICNQRDRFRARLRETEEEIRQLKEKIGVLTAELEKTKADNVKLYEKIRYVQDYNLEKVVSRGSKKRVDDLECGFTSDIESKYKKMYEDDINPFAAFSKKERDQRYKELGIRDRITLSSGRFLLGNKYARTFAFFYTIGLHILVFTCLYRMSALSYLSHGNEEFVAAEKIVDLPRAL; encoded by the exons ATGGAGCCTCCGCTCAGTGGATCCGACCGAGACAAACCGAACTCTTCTTCGTCTTCTCCCGTCTCTGTCGTCTCTAATTTCTGGAAAG AGTTTGACTTGGAGAAGGAGAAAAGTGTGCTTGATGAACAAGGACTTAGAATAGCTGAAAATCAAGAAAACAGTCAGAAAAACCGTCGAAAGCTTGCAGAGAGCACCAgag ATTTCAAGAAAGCTTCACCCGAAGAAAAGTTAAGTCTTTTCAATTCTTTGCTGAAGAGTTACCAGGAAGAAGTTGACAATCTTACTAAGAGAGCAAAATTTGGTGAAAATGCATTTCTTAACATCTATCAGAAACTTTATGAAGCTCCGGATCCTTTTCCAGCTCTTGCTTCAATTGCT GAGCAAGATCTAAAAATTTCTGAACTAGAATCTGAAAATCGGAAGATGAAAGTTGAGCTGGAGGAATTCAGGACAGAAGCAACTCACTTAAAGAATCAGCAGGCAACAATAAGAAGACTTGAAGAGCGCAATCGTCAGTTAGAGCAACAG ATGGAGGAAAAAGTGAAAGAAATTGTGGAGATCAAGCAACGCAGTCTAGCTGAAGAGAATCAGAAAACACTTGAGGTTTTAAGAGAAAG GGAACAATCATTGCAAGATCAGTTACGACAAGCTAAAGAAAGTGTTGCTACCATGCAGAAATTGCATGAACTAGCACAAAGCCAGTTGTTCGAAGTCCGTGCTCAGTCAG AGGAAGAAAGGGCGGCAAAGCAATCAGAGGTCAATCTTCTGATGGATGAAGTGGAACGAGCTCAAACACGACTTCTTAGTCTTGAGAGAGAGAAG GGGGTGCTACGCTCTCAATTGCAAACTGCAAATGAAGAGAGTGAAAGTAGGAAAAG TGATTTGGATTCAAATAGCTTCCTTGAGAATTCTTTAAGTGCCAAAGAAAAGATTATCTCTGAATTAAACATGGAACTTCACAATATTGAAACAATCTTATCTAATGAGCGAGAAGAACATGTGAATGAGATCAAGAAATTGAACGCAATCCTCAATGAAAAG GAAGCTGCTCTTGAGGAGATGAAGAAAGAGCTTCAGGCTAGGCCTACAGAAAAATTGGTTGATGATTTGaggaaaaaagtgaaaattttgcAG gcAGTGGGTTATAATTCAATTGAGGCAGAAGATTGGGAAGCAGCTACAAATGGTGAAGAGATGAGCAAAATGGAGTCTCTTCTTCTTGATAAAAACCGAAAAATGGAACATGAACTGACACAACTGAAG GTCAAACTGTCTGAGAAAGAATCTTTGATTGAGACAGCTGAAGGCAAGATAGAAGAGCTTACAACAAAAGTTAATGAACAACAGAAATTAATACAGAAGTTAGAAGATGATATATTGAAG GGTTCAAATTCCAGAGACCAAAAAGGAAATCTTTTTGATGAGTGGGATTTATCGGAGGGTGGAGGAAGTGAGCTATCTGAG AAAACAGATCAAGATCAGAGTTCAATGCTTAAGGTGATCTGCAATCAGCGAGATCGATTTAGGGCACGTTTGCGTGAGACAGAAGAA GAAATAAGGCAGTTGAAGGAGAAGATAGGTGTCCTTACGGCAGAGCTAGAGAAAACCAAAGCAGATAATGTCAAGCTCTATGAAAAAATTCGTTACGTCCAGGATTACAATCTTGAGAAAGTAGTTTCTAGAGGGTCAAAGAAG CGCGTAGATGATCTTGAATGTGGTTTTACATCAGATATTGAATCCAAGTACAAGAAGATGTATGAGGATGATATTAATCCTTTTGCAGCATTCTCAAAGAAG GAAAGGGATCAAAGATACAAGGAGTTAGGTATCAGGGATAGAATCACACTTAGCAGTGGACGCTTCCTTCTTGGCAACAA ATACGCTCGAACTTTTGCATTCTTCTATACCATTGGGTTGCATATCCTGGTGTTTACCTGTCTCTACCGAATGTCAGCTCTGAGCTATCTGAG CCACGGCAATGAGGAATTTGTCGCAGCAGAGAAAATCGTTGATCTTCCCCGTGCACTCTGA